A single window of Apodemus sylvaticus chromosome 4, mApoSyl1.1, whole genome shotgun sequence DNA harbors:
- the LOC127683506 gene encoding T-cell activation Rho GTPase-activating protein-like, translated as MDSYILLKMPQANYIVLKQLIRVLLKIKTSAKNTLDSFILSIRIAPHVLWDQTCVNSLFGSDIPKKISVIQIMIDNFADIFGEDDPIICDNSQKRSDDIKTTVNTAAGDNETTATYDFPQRKLPHD; from the exons ATGGATTCATA tattctactgaagatgccaCAAGCAAATTACATTGTTCTTAAACAGCTCATTCGtgtgctattaaaaattaaaacttctgCCAAGAATACTCTAGACAGCTTCATCTTATCTATCCGTATAGCCCCACATGTGTTATGGGATCAGACTTGTGTGAACTCATTATTTGGAAGTGACATTCCAAAAAAG ATCTCTGttatacaaatcatgattgaTAACTTTGCAGATATATTTGGAGAAGATGACCCTATAATTTGTGACAACAGTcagaagaggtcagatgacataaagactacagtaaatactgctg CAGGGGACAACGAAACAACTGCAACATATGACTTTCCACAAAGGAAACTTCCTCATGACTAA